One window of the Bos indicus isolate NIAB-ARS_2022 breed Sahiwal x Tharparkar chromosome 15, NIAB-ARS_B.indTharparkar_mat_pri_1.0, whole genome shotgun sequence genome contains the following:
- the RAG1 gene encoding V(D)J recombination-activating protein 1 — protein sequence MAVSLPPTLGLSSAPDEIQHPHIKFSEWKFKLFRVRSFEKAPENAQAEKQDSSEGKPSLEQSPAALDKVGGPKPALTQPVLKPHPKFQKKSHDDGKARDKAIHQANLRHLCRICGNSLKADQHHRRYPVHGPVDGKTQVLLRKKEKRATSWPDLIAKVFRIDVKADVDSIHPTEFCHNCWSFMHRKFSSAPREVYSSRNATMEWHPHTPSCDICDAARRGLKRKSQPPNSQLSKRLRTVIDRARQARRCKRRTQDRISSKELMKKITNCSKIHLSTRLLAVDFPAHFVKSISCQICEHILADPVETNCKHVFCRICILRCLKVLGSYCPSCQYPCFPTDLESPVKSFLSILNSLMVKCPAEECDEEVSLEKYNHHVSSHKESKETFVHINKGGRPRQHLLSLTRRAQKHRLRELKMQVKAFADKEEGGDVKSVCLTLFLLALRARNEHRQADELEAIMKGRGSGLQPAVCLAIRVNTFLSCSQYHKMYRTVKAITGRQIFQPLHSLRSAEKVLLPGYHPFEWQPPLKNVSSSTDVGIIDGLSGLASSVDDYPVDTIAKRFRYDAALVSALMDMEEDILEGMRARELDDYLNGPFTVVVKESCDGMGDVSEKHGSGPAVPEKAVRFSFTVMKISIAHGSQNVKVFEEAKPNSELCCKPLCLMLADESDHETLTAILSPLIAEREAMKSSELMLEMGGILRTFKFIFRGTGYDEKLVREVEGLEASGSVYICTLCDATRLEASQNLVFHSITRSHAENLERYEVWRSNPYHETVEELRDRVKGVSAKPFIETVPSIDALHCDIGNAAEFYKIFQLEIGEVYKNPNASKEERKRWQATLDKHLRKKMNLKPIMRMNGNFARKLMTKETVEAVCELIPSQERHEALKELMDLYLKMKPVWRSSCPAKECPESLCQYSFNSQRFAELLSTKFKYRYEGKITNYFHKTLAHVPEIIERDGSIGAWASEGNESGNKLFRRFRKMNARQSKYYEMEDVLKHHWLYTSKYLQKFMNAHNALKDSGFTLNSQGGLGDLLDLEESPESQDSMEF from the coding sequence ATGGCTGTCTCTCTGCCACCTACCCTGGGACTCAGTTCTGCCCCAGATGAAATCCAGCATCCACATATTAAATTTTCAGAATGGAAATTTAAGCTGTTCAGGGTGAGATCCTTTGAAAAGGCCCCTGAAAATGCTCAAGCAGAAAAGCAAGATTCCTCTGAGGGGAAGCCCTCTCTAGAGCAATCTCCAGCAGCCCTGGACAAGGTTGGTGGTCCGAAGCCAGCCCTGACTCAACCGGTGTTAAAGCCCCAcccaaaatttcagaaaaaatccCACGatgatggaaaagcaagagacaaAGCAATCCACCAAGCCAACCTGCGACATCTCTGCCGCATCTGTGGGAATTCTCTCAAAGCTGATCAGCACCACAGGAGATATCCAGTCCACGGGCCCGTGGATGGCAAAACCCAAGTCCTCTTacgaaagaaggaaaagagggccaCGTCCTGGCCGGACCTCATTGCCAAGGTCTTCCGGATCGACGTGAAGGCAGATGTGGACTCGATCCACCCCACTGAGTTCTGCCATAACTGCTGGAGCTTCATGCACAGGAAGTTCAGCAGTGCCCCGCGTGAGGTTTACTCCTCGAGGAACGCAACGATGGAGTGGCACCCCCACACACCATCCTGTGACATCTGTGATGCTGCCCGTCGAGGACTCAAGAGGAAGAGTCAGCCGCCAAACTCGCAGCTCAGCAAAAGACTCAGAACTGTGATCGACCGAGCGAGACAAGCCCGACGGTGCAAGAGAAGAACTCAGGACAGGATCAGCAGCAAGGAACTGATGAAGAAGATCACCAACTGCAGTAAGATACACCTCAGTACCAGGCTCCTAGCAGTGGACTTCCCAGCACACTTTGTGAAATCTATCTCCTGCCAGATTTGCGAACACATTCTGGCCGATCCCGTGGAGACCAACTGTAAGCACGTCTTTTGCAGGATCTGCATTCTCAGATGCCTCAAAGTCCTGGGCAGCTATTGTCCTTCTTGCCAGTATCCCTGCTtccctactgacctggagagtccGGTGAAGTCTTTTCTGAGCATCTTGAACTCCCTGATGGTGAAATGTCCAGCAGAGGAGTGCGATGAGGAGGTCAGCTTGGAAAAATACAATCACCATGTCTCAAGCCACAAGGAATCGAAAGAGACTTTTGTGCATATCAATAAAGGGGGCCGGCCCCGCCAGCATCTCCTGTCCCTGACCCGCAGGGCTCAGAAGCACCGTCTGAGGGAGCTCAAGATGCAGGTCAAGGCTTTTGCCGACAAAGAAGAAGGTGGAGATGTGAAGTCTGTGTGCCTGACCTTGTTCCTGCTGGCGCTGAGAGCGAGAAATGAGCACAGACAAGCGGATGAGCTGGAGGCCATCATGAAGGGACGTGGCTCCGGCCTGCAGCCGGCTGTCTGCTTAGCCATCCGCGTCAACACCTTCCTCAGCTGCAGCCAGTACCACAAGATGTACAGGACTGTGAAGGCCATCACGGGGAGGCAGATTTTCCAGCCTCTGCACTCCCTTCGGAGTGCTGAGAAAGTCCTTCTGCCAGGCTACCACCCCTTCGAGTGGCAGCCACCTCTGAAGAACGTGTCTTCCAGCACTGACGTGGGCATTATTGATGGACTGTCTGGACTGGCCTCCTCTGTGGACGATTACCCGGTGGACACCATCGCCAAGCGCTTCCGCTATGATGCAGCTTTGGTGTCCGCTCTGATGGACATGGAAGAAGACATTCTGGAGGGCATGAGAGCCCGAGAGCTTGACGACTACCTGAATGGCCCCTTCACCGTGGTGGTGAAGGAGTCTTGTGATGGGATGGGAGACGTGAGCGAGAAGCACGGCAGCGGACCGGCAGTTCCAGAAAAGGCGGTTCGGTTTTCTTTCACGGTCATGAAAATCAGCATTGCTCACGGGTCACAGAACGTGAAGGTGTTCGAGGAAGCCAAGCCTAACTCCGAGCTCTGCTGCAAGCCGCTGTGCCTTATGCTAGCCGATGAGTCTGACCACGAGACCCTGACGGCCATCCTGAGCCCTCTGATTGCCGAGAGGGAGGCCATGAAGAGCAGCGAATTAATGCTGGAGATGGGAGGCATCCTCCGGACTTTCAAGTTCATCTTTAGGGGCACCGGCTACGATGAGAAACTGGTCCGCGAAGTGGAAGGTCTCGAGGCTTCCGGCTCAGTCTACATTTGCACCCTTTGTGATGCCACTCGCCTGGAGGCCTCTCAAAATCTGGTCTTCCATTCCATAACCAGAAGCCACGCTGAGAATCTGGAGCGCTATGAGGTCTGGCGTTCTAACCCCTACCATGAGACGGTGGAGGAACTGCGGGACCGGGTGAAGGGGGTCTCGGCCAAACCCTTCATTGAGACGGTCCCTTCCATAGATGCCCTCCACTGCGACATCGGCAATGCGGCTGAGTTCTACAAGATCTTCCAGCTGGAGATCGGAGAGGTGTATAAGAACCCCAACGCttccaaagaggaaaggaaaagatggcAGGCTACCCTGGACAAGCACCTCCGAAAGAAGATGAACCTGAAGCCCATCATGAGGATGAACGGCAACTTTGCCCGGAAGCTCATGACCAAAGAGACGGTTGAGGCAGTTTGTGAATTAATTCCCTCCCAGGAGAGGCACGAAGCCCTGAAGGAACTGATGGACCTTTATTTGAAGATGAAACCCGTCTGGCGATCCTCATGTCCTGCTAAAGAGTGCCCGGAATCCCTCTGCCAGTATAGCTTCAATTCACAACGCTTTGCTGAGCTCCTCTCCACCAAGTTCAAGTATAGATATGAAGGCAAAATCACCAATTATTTTCACAAAACCTTGGCTCACGTCCCTGAAATTATTGAGAGGGATGGCTCCATTGGGGCATGGGCAAGCGAGGGAAATGAATCTGGCAACAAACTGTTCAGGCGTTTCCGGAAAATGAATGCCAGGCAGTCCAAGTACTACGAAATGGAAGATGTTTTGAAACATCACTGGTTGTATACCTCCAAATACCTGCAGAAGTTTATGAATGCTCATAATGCCCTGAAAGACTCGGGGTTTACCCTAAACTCGCAGGGAGGCTTAGGGGACTTGTTAGACCTAGAGGAATCCCCAGAATCCCAAGATTCAATGGAATTTTAA
- the RAG2 gene encoding V(D)J recombination-activating protein 2, protein MSLQMVTVGNSIALIQPGFSLMNFDGQVFFFGQKGWPKRSCPTGVFHFEVKHNHLKLKPAVFSKDSCYLPPLRYPATCTFSGNLESEKHQYIIHGGKTPNNELSDKIYVMSVVSKNNKKVTFRCTEKDLVGDIPEGRYGHSIDVVYSRGKSMGVLFGGRSYIPSAQRTTEKWNSVADCLPHVFLVDFEFGCSTSYILPELQDGLSFHVSIARNDTVYILGGHSLANNIRPANLYRIRVDLPLGSPAVECTVLPGGISVSSAILTQISNDEFVIVGGYQLENQKRMVCNIISFKDNKIDILEMETPDWTPDIKHSKIWFGSNMGNGTVFLGIPGDNKQAVSEAFYFYTLKCAEDDVNEDQITLTSSQTSTEDPGDSTPFEDSEEFCFSAEANSFDGDDEFDTYNEDDEEDESETGYWITCCPTCDVDINTWVPFYSTELNKPAMIYCSHGDGHWVHAQCMDLAERTLIHLSEGSNKYYCNEHVEIARALQTPKRVQSLKKPPLRSLHKKGSGKIITPAKKSFLRRLFD, encoded by the coding sequence atgtcactacagatggtaacagTCGGAAATAGCATAGCCTTAATTCAACCAGGCTTCTCGTTAATGAATTTTGATGGGCAAGTTTTCTTCTTTGGCCAAAAAGGCTGGCCCAAGAGGTCTTGCCCCACTGGAGTTTTCCATTTTGAGGTAAAGCATAATCATCTTAAACTGAAGCCTGCAGTTTTCTCTAAGGATTCCTGCTACCTTCCTCCTCTTCGATACCCGGCCACTTGCACATTCAGCGGCAACTTGGAGTCTGAAAAGCATCAGTACATCATCCATGGAGGAAAAACACCAAACAATGAGCTTTCAGATAAGATTTATGTGATGTCTGTTGTTtccaagaacaacaaaaaagttacCTTTCGCTGCACAGAGAAGGACTTGGTAGGAGACATTCCTGAAGGCAGATATGGTCATTCCATTGATGTGGTGTATAGTCGGGGGAAAAGTATGGGTGTTCTCTTTGGAGGACGGTCATACATACCTTCTGCCCAAAGAACCACAGAGAAATGGAACAGTGTAGCTGACTGCCTGCCCCATGTCTTCTTGGTGGATTTTGAATTTGGGTGCTCTACGTCATACATTCTTCCAGAACTTCAAGATGGACTATCTTTTCATGTCTCCATTGCCAGAAATGATACCGTTTATATTTTAGGAGGCCATTCACTTGCCAATAACATCCGCCCTGCCAATCTGTACAGAATAAGGGTTGATCTCCCCCTGGGTAGCCCAGCTGTGGAGTGCACAGTCTTGCCAGGAGGAATCTCTGTCTCCAGTGCAATCCTGACTCAAATAAGCAATGATGAATTTGTTATTGTTGGTGGCTATCAGCTTGAAAATCAAAAAAGAATGGTCTGTAACATCATCTCTTTCAAGGATAACAAGATAGACATTCTTGAGATGGAAACCCCAGATTGGACCCCAGATATTAAGCACAGCAAGATATGGTTTGGAAGCAACATGGGAAATGGAACTGTTTTCCTCGGCATACCAGGAGACAATAAACAGGCTGTTTCAGAAGCATTTTACTTCTATACATTGAAATGTGCTGAAGACGATGTGAACGAAGATCAGATAACTTTGACAAGTAGTCAGACATCAACAGAAGACCCAGGGGACTCCACTCCCTTTGAAGACTCAGAAGAATTTTGCTTCAGCGCAGAAGCAAACAGTTTCGATGGTGATGATGAATTTGACACCTACAATGAAGATGATGAGGAAGATGAGTCTGAGACAGGCTATTGGATTACATGCTGCCCTACTTGTGATGTGGATATCAATACGTGGGTACCATTTTATTCAACTGAGCTCAACAAGCCTGCCATGATCTATTGCTCTCATGGAGATGGACATTGGGTCCATGCCCAGTGTATGGATCTGGCAGAACGCACACTCATCCATCTATCAGAAGGAAGCAATAAATATTACTGTAACGAGCATGTGGAGATAGCAAGAGCACTGCAAACTCCCAAAAGAGTTCAATCATTAAAAAAGCCTCCACTGAGATCCCTCCATAAAAAGGGTTCTGGGAAAATAATTACTCCTGCCAAGAAATCCTTTCTTAGAAGGTTGTTTGATTAG